Proteins from one Oryza sativa Japonica Group chromosome 12, ASM3414082v1 genomic window:
- the LOC4351259 gene encoding probable phytol kinase 2, chloroplastic: MESQVLRDAGAAVLTGATALAVLRFWEEVGNRALLDQKLCRKLVHITVGLVYFLMWPLFSADDVYAPFLASIVIAFNIIKVTLIGLGIVKDDGVINSMTRNGDPRELLKGPLYYACAMTLATVIFWRTSPISIAVICNLCAGDGVADIAGRQLGRIKLPYNPDKSYAGSIAMFLAGFLASILYMCYFHLFGFVEESWTMVIAFGVTSLSAAIVESLPISTRLDDNLTVPLASVLIGVLVFYYIGARNLCCMSADSSDISALVQNQMFLGRF, from the exons ATGGAGAGTCAGGTGCTCcgggacgccggcgccgccgtgctcaCCGGAGCCACCGCGCTCGCCGTGCTTCGCTTCTGGGAAGAGGTCGGCAACCGCGCCCTCTTGGACCAG AAACTTTGCAGGAAACTCGTGCACATTACTGTTGGCTTAGTATACTTCCTCATGTGGCCTTTGTTCAG TGCGGATGATGTCTATGCTCCATTTCTTGCTTCCATTGTCATTGCATTCAACATCATAAAGGTTACCTTGATTGGACTTGGTATTGTCAAAGATGATGGTGTCATTAACTCCATGACCAGGAACGGAGACCCTAG AGAGCTTCTTAAAGGACCACTGTACTACGCTTGTGCTATGACTCTCGCTACTGTTATTTTCTGGAGGACATCTCCCATTTCAATCGCTGTGATTTGCAACTTGTGTGCCGGAGACG GTGTAGCTGACATAGCTGGAAGGCAGTTAGGCCGTATAAAGCTTCCTTACAACCCTGACAAATCTTACGCTGGATCCATTGCAATGTTCTTAGCTGGTTTCCTTGCATCAATCCT GTACATGTGCTACTTCCACCTCTTCGGATTTGTCGAGGAGAGCTGGACCATGGTGATTGCCTTTGGCGTGACATCGCTTTCTGCTGCAATTGTGGAGTCGCTCCCTATCAGCACACGCTTGGACGACAATCTGACTGTGCCACTCGCCTCTGTCCTCATTGGTGTCCTTGTTTTCTATTATATTGGGGCCAGAAACCTGTGCTGCATGAGCGCTGACAGCAGCGATATTTCTGCACTTGTTCAGAATCAGATGTTCTTGGGCAGGTTCTAG